A region of Thiofilum sp. DNA encodes the following proteins:
- the rplV gene encoding 50S ribosomal protein L22 produces MEVAAHLRTARISPQKCRLVADQIRGEPVGKALQILAFSSKKGAAIIKKVLESAIANAEHNEGADVDELSVKTIFVDQGPTMKRIQPRAKGRANRILKRTSHITIKVSDEKIAKKG; encoded by the coding sequence ATGGAAGTTGCAGCTCATTTACGCACCGCGCGTATATCACCTCAAAAGTGCCGTTTAGTTGCTGATCAAATTCGTGGTGAGCCTGTTGGTAAAGCACTTCAAATCTTAGCTTTTAGCTCTAAAAAGGGCGCGGCTATTATTAAGAAAGTACTGGAATCAGCCATCGCTAATGCTGAGCACAATGAGGGTGCTGATGTAGACGAATTATCCGTAAAAACGATTTTCGTCGATCAAGGACCAACCATGAAACGTATTCAACCACGTGCTAAAGGCCGTGCGAATCGTATCTTAAAGCGCACCAGTCATATCACTATTAAAGTTAGTGATGAAAAAATTGCTAAAAAGGGCTGA
- the rpsS gene encoding 30S ribosomal protein S19 translates to MPRSLKKGPFVDHHLMKKVETAVANNDRKPIKTWSRRSMILPNMVGLTIAVHNGKQHIPVLINDNMVGHKLGEFALTRSYRGHVADKKSK, encoded by the coding sequence ATGCCACGTTCGTTAAAAAAAGGCCCATTTGTTGATCATCATTTGATGAAAAAAGTTGAAACTGCCGTCGCAAACAATGACCGCAAGCCCATTAAAACATGGTCGCGTCGTTCAATGATTCTGCCCAATATGGTAGGTTTAACGATTGCTGTGCATAACGGCAAACAACATATACCTGTATTGATTAATGATAATATGGTTGGTCACAAGCTAGGTGAGTTTGCGCTAACCCGTTCTTATCGCGGCCATGTCGCTGATAAGAAGTCTAAATAA
- the rplB gene encoding 50S ribosomal protein L2: MALIKSKPTSAGRRAQVRLVNKDLHKGEPFKALLERKNKTGGRNNNGRITTRHVGGGSRQHYRLIDFKRRKDDIQGRVERLEYDPNRNANIALVLYADGERRYIIAPKGLNAGDPVVSGQHAPIAVGNALPMRNIPVGSVVHCVELKPGKGAQLARSAGTSAQIVARENAHVTLRLRSGEMRKVPAECRATVGEVGNSEYGLIKLGKAGAKRWRGIRPTVRGVAMNPVDHPHGGGEGRTSGGRHPVTPWGIPTKGYKTRSNKRTDNMIVRRRNKK, from the coding sequence ATGGCACTGATTAAATCTAAACCAACGTCTGCTGGCCGTCGTGCCCAAGTACGTTTGGTCAATAAAGACTTACATAAAGGCGAACCCTTTAAAGCTTTATTAGAGCGCAAAAACAAGACTGGCGGTCGTAATAATAATGGTCGCATTACTACACGCCATGTCGGTGGTGGTAGTCGTCAACATTACCGTTTGATCGATTTCAAACGCCGTAAAGATGATATTCAAGGTCGTGTAGAGCGCTTAGAGTACGATCCTAATCGTAACGCTAATATTGCTCTAGTCTTATATGCCGATGGCGAGCGTCGTTATATCATTGCTCCTAAAGGCTTAAATGCTGGTGATCCAGTAGTGTCTGGTCAGCATGCTCCGATTGCTGTAGGTAATGCTTTACCTATGCGTAATATTCCTGTTGGTAGTGTGGTGCACTGTGTTGAGTTGAAGCCCGGTAAAGGTGCTCAATTAGCGCGTAGTGCTGGTACATCTGCTCAAATCGTTGCCCGTGAAAATGCTCATGTGACCCTGCGTTTACGCTCTGGTGAGATGCGTAAAGTACCTGCTGAATGCCGTGCAACAGTAGGTGAAGTAGGTAATTCAGAGTATGGTCTGATTAAGTTAGGTAAAGCGGGTGCTAAACGCTGGCGCGGTATTCGTCCTACTGTACGTGGTGTTGCTATGAACCCTGTTGACCATCCACATGGTGGTGGTGAAGGTCGTACTTCAGGTGGTCGTCATCCGGTCACTCCTTGGGGTATTCCGACTAAGGGTTATAAGACTCGTAGTAACAAGCGCACCGACAATATGATCGTTCGTCGTCGGAATAAGAAGTAA
- the rplW gene encoding 50S ribosomal protein L23 — MNQERLYKVLLAPRVTEKSVGLAEGSNQYVFKVAKDATKPEIKAAVEKLFEVVVTDVKTLNVKGKGKNFGRRAGKRSDWKKAYISLAEGHSLAAAAE; from the coding sequence ATCAATCAAGAGCGCCTATACAAGGTGCTGTTAGCTCCACGTGTGACTGAAAAGTCCGTTGGGCTAGCAGAAGGCTCAAATCAATATGTTTTCAAAGTTGCCAAAGATGCCACTAAACCAGAAATCAAGGCTGCTGTGGAAAAGTTATTTGAAGTCGTTGTTACCGACGTAAAAACTTTAAACGTTAAAGGCAAAGGGAAAAACTTCGGTCGCCGCGCAGGTAAGCGTAGTGATTGGAAGAAAGCTTACATCAGCTTGGCTGAAGGCCATTCTCTTGCAGCAGCAGCTGAATAA
- the rplD gene encoding 50S ribosomal protein L4, translating into MELQVLNGNALSVNDEVFGREFNEGLVHQTVVAYMAAARAGTKAQKTRSEVSGGGAKPFRQKGTGRARAGTIRSPLWRTGGKIFAAKPRDYTQKLNKKMYRAAMRSIFSELVRQERLVVVSSLAMSEPKTKLAVAELAKYGTNDVLFVTDGDDANLLLATRNIPHCEVLSFAELNPVSLVGHEKVVATETAIAKIQEWLA; encoded by the coding sequence ATGGAATTACAAGTCTTAAACGGCAATGCACTCAGCGTCAATGACGAAGTGTTTGGTCGTGAATTTAACGAAGGCTTAGTGCATCAAACTGTGGTTGCTTATATGGCAGCCGCGCGTGCGGGTACTAAAGCTCAAAAAACGCGCTCAGAAGTGAGCGGTGGTGGCGCGAAACCTTTCCGTCAAAAAGGAACAGGTCGTGCGCGTGCAGGTACTATCCGTAGCCCATTATGGCGCACCGGTGGTAAGATTTTTGCTGCTAAACCACGTGATTACACCCAAAAGCTCAATAAGAAAATGTATCGCGCAGCAATGCGTTCTATTTTCTCTGAGTTAGTACGTCAAGAACGTCTAGTAGTGGTATCTAGTTTAGCGATGTCTGAGCCAAAAACTAAATTGGCGGTGGCTGAGCTAGCTAAATATGGCACGAATGACGTGTTATTTGTAACGGACGGTGATGATGCCAATTTATTACTGGCTACTCGCAATATTCCTCATTGTGAAGTGTTGTCATTCGCCGAACTTAATCCGGTCAGTTTAGTAGGTCACGAGAAAGTCGTGGCGACTGAAACGGCTATTGCCAAAATTCAGGAGTGGTTGGCATGA
- the rplC gene encoding 50S ribosomal protein L3, whose amino-acid sequence MAIGLLGRKIGMTRIYGEDGGATPVTVLEIAPNKVSQVKTNESDGYEAIQLSLGEKKASRVTKAQAGHFAKAGVPVGTFIRESRVEKASEYSVGSELTVTYFQEGQKVDVAGVSKGKGFAGTIKRHNFRGQDATHGNSRSHRVPGSIGQNQTPGRVFPGKKMSGHLGAVNTTVECLTVVKVDAERNLLLVKGAVPGAVNGNVVVKLSVKA is encoded by the coding sequence ATGGCTATCGGTCTGCTGGGTCGCAAAATAGGCATGACCCGAATCTACGGAGAAGACGGGGGAGCGACCCCTGTTACCGTTCTAGAGATTGCGCCTAATAAAGTGTCTCAAGTCAAGACTAACGAATCTGATGGCTATGAAGCAATTCAATTATCTCTAGGTGAAAAGAAAGCATCTCGTGTTACTAAAGCTCAAGCGGGTCATTTTGCTAAAGCTGGCGTTCCGGTAGGTACTTTTATTCGTGAGTCTAGAGTAGAGAAAGCTTCAGAGTATTCTGTTGGTTCAGAATTGACAGTGACCTACTTCCAAGAAGGTCAAAAAGTAGATGTGGCGGGTGTTAGTAAAGGTAAAGGTTTTGCTGGTACTATCAAACGTCATAATTTCCGTGGTCAAGATGCGACTCACGGTAACTCCCGCTCTCACCGTGTTCCCGGTTCTATCGGTCAAAATCAGACGCCTGGTCGCGTATTCCCCGGTAAGAAAATGTCAGGTCATTTAGGTGCTGTAAACACAACTGTTGAGTGTTTAACAGTGGTTAAAGTAGACGCTGAGCGCAATCTTTTATTAGTAAAAGGTGCTGTACCCGGGGCAGTGAACGGCAATGTCGTTGTAAAGCTTTCAGTTAAAGCTTAA
- the rpsJ gene encoding 30S ribosomal protein S10, protein MSDQRIRIRLKAFDHRLIDRSASEIVETAKRTGARVKGPIPLPTRIERHTILISPHVNKDARDQYEIRTHKRLMDIIDPTDKTVDALMRLDLAAGVDVQIKLN, encoded by the coding sequence ATGTCTGATCAAAGAATCCGTATTCGTCTCAAAGCTTTCGATCATCGTTTAATTGATCGCTCTGCCTCTGAGATCGTTGAAACTGCCAAGCGTACCGGCGCTCGTGTTAAAGGTCCCATCCCTTTACCCACTCGTATTGAGCGTCATACGATTTTGATTTCTCCGCATGTTAATAAAGATGCGCGTGATCAGTATGAAATCCGCACCCATAAGCGCTTAATGGATATTATCGATCCCACTGATAAAACAGTGGATGCTTTAATGCGTTTAGATTTGGCTGCGGGCGTCGATGTACAGATTAAATTGAACTGA
- the fusA gene encoding elongation factor G, whose amino-acid sequence MATHTLVRKTPIERYRNIGIMAHIDAGKTTTTERILFYTGVSHKLGEVHDGNATMDWMPQEQERGITITSAATTCFWQGMDKQLEQHRINIIDTPGHVDFTIEVERSLRVLDGAVAVFCAVGGVEPQSETVWRQANKYHVPRLAFINKMDRSGADFLRVVEQIKERLAANAVPVQLPIGAEESFQGVIDLVRMQALYWNETDKGMTYQATAIPDAYLDKANQWREALLEAVADASDELMNKYLEEGTLSDNEIYWALRQLALTGKVIPTFCGSAFKNKGVQAVLDGVVRYLPSPLDMPAIKGLASLDEDAKVLERHPDDTEPFSALAFKIATDSFGTLTFMRVYSGHLRSGDVVFNPIKGKRERIGRLVQMHANAREEIEEVLAGDIAAAVGLKDITTGDTLCDQNNKIILERMDFPEPVISVAIEPKSLADQDKLINALNRLAQEDPSFRVKTDPDSGQTIISGMGELHLDIKVDVLKRDYDVGCTVGKPQVAYRETIRNKVEVEGKFIRQTGGKGQYGHVWLRLEPLPQGTGYQFEDAIVGGVIPKEFIPAVDKGIREQLVSGALAGYPLVDFKAVLFNGSYHEVDSSELAYKIAASMALRQGQLDAGAVLLEPIMKVEVVAPEEYMGDIMGDINRRRGTVLGMDDLPTGKSIRAEVPLGAMFGYATALRSATQGRASYSMEFEKYAEAPSQVVQAVVKKGDY is encoded by the coding sequence GTGGCTACTCATACTCTCGTGCGCAAGACCCCAATAGAGCGTTATCGTAATATCGGCATCATGGCTCATATTGATGCGGGTAAAACTACGACGACTGAACGTATTCTATTTTATACCGGTGTCTCTCATAAATTAGGTGAGGTGCATGATGGTAATGCGACGATGGATTGGATGCCACAAGAACAAGAACGTGGAATTACGATTACCTCGGCTGCCACCACTTGCTTTTGGCAAGGCATGGATAAGCAGCTAGAGCAGCATCGTATTAATATCATTGATACTCCCGGACACGTTGATTTTACCATCGAAGTTGAGCGTTCCTTACGTGTTTTGGATGGTGCTGTAGCTGTCTTTTGTGCTGTGGGTGGAGTTGAGCCGCAGTCTGAAACGGTATGGCGTCAAGCGAATAAGTATCATGTGCCGCGCCTTGCATTTATTAATAAAATGGATCGCTCAGGCGCAGATTTTCTGCGTGTGGTGGAGCAGATCAAAGAACGCCTAGCAGCTAATGCAGTCCCTGTCCAGTTGCCAATAGGGGCTGAAGAAAGCTTCCAAGGCGTGATTGATTTAGTGCGTATGCAAGCCCTTTATTGGAATGAAACCGATAAAGGGATGACCTACCAAGCAACAGCTATTCCTGATGCTTACTTAGATAAAGCTAATCAGTGGCGTGAAGCTTTATTAGAAGCCGTTGCTGATGCTAGTGATGAATTAATGAATAAGTACCTAGAAGAAGGTACTTTATCAGATAATGAGATCTATTGGGCTTTACGTCAATTAGCATTGACAGGCAAAGTCATTCCTACTTTTTGTGGTTCAGCCTTTAAAAATAAAGGTGTCCAAGCCGTTTTAGATGGCGTAGTGCGCTATTTGCCCTCACCTCTAGATATGCCTGCTATTAAGGGGCTAGCTAGTCTTGATGAGGACGCTAAAGTCCTAGAGCGCCATCCTGATGACACCGAGCCATTCTCAGCATTAGCTTTTAAAATTGCTACCGATTCTTTCGGCACTTTGACCTTTATGCGCGTGTATTCAGGGCATTTACGTTCAGGTGATGTTGTCTTTAATCCTATTAAAGGTAAGCGTGAACGCATTGGTCGCTTAGTGCAAATGCATGCTAATGCGCGTGAGGAAATTGAAGAAGTACTAGCGGGTGATATTGCTGCTGCCGTGGGGCTTAAGGATATTACGACAGGCGATACTTTATGTGATCAAAATAATAAGATCATTTTAGAGCGCATGGATTTCCCTGAGCCAGTGATTTCAGTAGCCATTGAGCCTAAATCGCTGGCTGATCAAGATAAGCTGATTAATGCTCTCAACCGTTTAGCGCAAGAAGATCCTTCCTTTAGAGTAAAAACTGATCCTGATTCAGGGCAGACCATCATCTCTGGTATGGGTGAGTTGCATCTAGATATTAAAGTAGATGTGCTCAAGCGTGATTATGATGTGGGCTGCACAGTGGGTAAGCCACAAGTAGCTTACCGCGAAACAATCCGTAATAAGGTTGAAGTCGAAGGTAAGTTTATTCGCCAAACCGGTGGTAAAGGTCAGTATGGTCACGTTTGGTTGCGTCTAGAGCCGCTTCCCCAAGGTACAGGCTATCAGTTTGAGGATGCTATTGTTGGTGGAGTCATTCCTAAAGAATTTATTCCAGCCGTTGACAAGGGTATCCGTGAGCAATTAGTGAGCGGTGCATTAGCAGGTTATCCGCTGGTAGATTTTAAAGCTGTCTTATTTAATGGTTCTTATCATGAAGTTGATTCTAGTGAATTAGCTTATAAGATTGCCGCTTCAATGGCATTGCGCCAAGGCCAATTGGATGCGGGAGCCGTACTGCTTGAACCTATTATGAAGGTTGAGGTAGTAGCCCCTGAAGAATATATGGGCGATATAATGGGCGATATTAATCGTCGTCGAGGTACCGTATTAGGTATGGATGATTTACCTACTGGTAAAAGCATTCGTGCTGAAGTACCGCTTGGTGCAATGTTTGGCTATGCGACGGCACTGCGTTCTGCGACACAAGGTCGCGCTAGCTATTCTATGGAATTTGAGAAATATGCTGAAGCACCCAGCCAAGTTGTGCAAGCAGTAGTAAAAAAAGGTGATTATTAA
- the rpsG gene encoding 30S ribosomal protein S7, whose protein sequence is MPRRREVPKREVLPDPKFGSQLLSKFMNAVMQDGKKAVAEKIIYGALDEIAAKKGGDGMTILSDALDNVRPAVEVKARRVGGATYQVPVEVRPVRQNALAMRWLIDAARKRGEKSMARKLAGELMDAAEKRGTAVKKREDTHRMADANRAFAHFRW, encoded by the coding sequence ATGCCTAGAAGAAGAGAAGTCCCCAAACGCGAAGTACTACCCGATCCTAAGTTTGGAAGCCAATTGCTCAGCAAATTCATGAATGCTGTGATGCAAGATGGTAAGAAAGCGGTAGCTGAAAAAATCATTTACGGTGCCTTAGATGAAATTGCTGCTAAGAAAGGCGGCGATGGCATGACCATATTAAGTGATGCTTTAGATAACGTGCGTCCAGCCGTCGAAGTTAAAGCTCGCCGTGTAGGTGGTGCGACTTATCAAGTACCTGTTGAAGTACGTCCTGTGCGTCAAAACGCTTTAGCGATGCGCTGGTTAATTGATGCTGCTCGTAAACGTGGTGAAAAATCCATGGCGCGTAAATTAGCAGGTGAGCTAATGGATGCGGCTGAAAAGCGTGGTACTGCGGTGAAAAAGCGTGAAGATACTCATCGTATGGCTGATGCGAACCGTGCTTTTGCTCACTTCCGTTGGTAA
- the rpsL gene encoding 30S ribosomal protein S12: protein MATVNQLVRKPRKSKVEKSSVPALEACPQRRGVCTRVYTTTPKKPNSAMRKVARVRLTNGFEVTSYIGGEGHNLQEHSVVLIRGGRVKDLPGVRYHTVRGSLDTQGVKDRKQGRSKYGTKRPKK, encoded by the coding sequence ATGGCAACAGTTAATCAGCTAGTACGCAAACCGCGTAAAAGCAAGGTTGAAAAAAGCAGCGTACCTGCTTTAGAAGCATGTCCACAACGTCGTGGTGTATGCACTCGCGTTTATACAACTACTCCCAAAAAGCCTAACTCCGCTATGCGTAAAGTGGCTCGTGTGCGCTTAACTAATGGTTTTGAAGTCACCAGCTATATCGGTGGTGAGGGTCATAATCTTCAGGAGCACTCGGTAGTACTGATTCGTGGTGGTCGTGTTAAAGATCTACCTGGTGTGCGTTACCACACTGTACGCGGTAGCTTAGATACCCAAGGTGTTAAAGATCGTAAACAAGGCCGTTCTAAATACGGTACTAAACGTCCTAAGAAATAA